A genomic segment from Kyrpidia tusciae DSM 2912 encodes:
- a CDS encoding AI-2E family transporter codes for MGKWTQRELLQTATLILVVLACVYMVIQLRPVWDWALGLIGSVATPFVVALIISYLLNPVVEALVKRRVPRGISILIIYAIFLLISAVAAVQGIPALVEQVKALAANLPETVHRIDQWLNELARQTRYLPDGIQQAVENHLNQLERWAGQFLGQVVASLGATVGQVLSAFVVPFLVFYLLKDLKMVERVVLSLAPREQRDFWKKLLQEIDDALGRYVRGQLLVMALVGVLTYAGYLIIGLPFSLLMASIVAVANIIPYVGPFIGLAPAALIGLTISPAMALKVLLVNLIVQQIESNFISPAVVGRSLDIHPLAIIFALLLGGQLAGIAGMVFAVPVLAVLRVIWQHWSSFRKGPV; via the coding sequence GTGGGCAAGTGGACCCAGCGAGAGCTCCTCCAAACCGCCACCTTGATTTTGGTCGTTCTGGCTTGCGTATATATGGTGATCCAGCTGCGTCCGGTCTGGGATTGGGCTTTGGGTTTGATCGGATCGGTGGCGACCCCTTTTGTGGTGGCCTTGATCATTTCCTATCTTTTGAACCCCGTTGTCGAGGCCCTGGTGAAACGCAGGGTTCCCCGGGGTATCAGTATACTCATCATTTATGCCATCTTTTTGTTAATCAGTGCAGTGGCGGCAGTGCAGGGCATCCCCGCCTTGGTGGAGCAGGTCAAAGCCTTGGCCGCCAACCTGCCGGAAACGGTCCACCGCATCGATCAATGGCTGAATGAGCTGGCCCGGCAGACCCGATATCTGCCGGACGGCATCCAGCAGGCGGTGGAAAATCACCTGAACCAACTGGAGCGATGGGCGGGACAGTTTCTCGGCCAGGTGGTCGCTTCTTTGGGGGCCACGGTGGGCCAGGTGCTCAGTGCCTTTGTCGTGCCCTTCCTGGTGTTTTATCTTCTTAAAGATCTTAAAATGGTCGAGCGCGTGGTGCTCAGTTTAGCTCCCCGGGAACAGCGGGATTTCTGGAAAAAGCTGTTGCAAGAAATCGACGATGCTCTGGGTCGATATGTGCGCGGGCAGCTTTTGGTGATGGCTCTGGTGGGCGTACTGACCTATGCGGGTTATTTGATCATCGGCCTCCCCTTTTCTCTACTTATGGCCTCGATTGTGGCCGTGGCCAACATCATCCCTTACGTCGGGCCCTTTATCGGCCTCGCCCCGGCCGCTCTGATCGGCTTGACCATTTCGCCGGCCATGGCTCTGAAGGTGCTCCTGGTCAACCTGATCGTGCAGCAGATCGAGAGCAATTTTATTTCCCCGGCGGTGGTGGGGCGCTCTTTAGACATCCACCCCTTGGCGATTATTTTTGCACTGCTTTTGGGCGGGCAGTTGGCCGGTATTGCGGGGATGGTGTTCGCCGTCCCGGTTTTAGCGGTGCTTCGGGTGATTTGGCAGCATTGGTCATCTTTTCGCAAAGGGCCCGTTTGA
- the alaS gene encoding alanine--tRNA ligase: MKGAEIRKKFLEFFASKDHDVYPSASLVPVDDPSLLWINAGMAPLKPFFDGRKVPPNPRIASSQKCIRTNDIENVGKTARHQTFFEMLGNFSIGDYFKKEAIDWAWEFLTEHMGLDPERLSVTIHPEDDEAYELWHRRIGVPAHRIFRMEDNFWEIGEGPSGPCSEIFYDRGENRGCGRPECNVGCECDRFLEIWNLVFTQFNHNPDGTYTPLPKKNIDTGMGLERMASVMQDVDSNFDTDLFRPIIEAAAEAAGVQYGQEKQWDVALKVIADHIRTAVFAVGDGVLPGNEGRSYIIRRLLRRAVRYGRNLGFDRPFLYRLVPVVGEVMGEAYPEIVEKGDFIVRAVKAEEERFLETLAEGEQVLEDYIEKLRSAGRTTLAGEDAFRLYDTFGFPIDLTKEIASEQGIDVDEEGFAQALEAQRERARAARQDVESMQSKRGVLVDLEAPSRFVGYEVLETQSRVEVLVVDDRVVERVSEGDQCLIVLNETPFYAESGGQVADRGTIETATARLEVEDVQKAPRGQHVHRCRVVRGTVTAGEVVRARVDRRYREDIIKNHTATHLLHKALREVLGEHVAQAGSLVADSRLRFDFSHYGPLAPEELEAVERVVNEEIWRNEPVDIREMPLDEAKAMGAMALFGEKYGERVRVVKAGDFSIELCGGCHVRRTSEIGVFKIVSETGIGSGVRRIEAVTGRHAYAFLDSRLKGLDRAASLLRVAPADVPDKLEQVLGDMKETERELESWRDRWIRGQALRLADRVTDIQGVPVVAEVVEGATPDQMRRMVDVLWETIHSGVVVLGSKQEDKVMFVAAVSPDWVAKGLHAGQLVKEVAAAAGGGGGGKPDLAQAGGRHPEKLAEALSRVPGWVMRQRGAGARSC, from the coding sequence GTGAAGGGCGCAGAGATTCGAAAGAAATTCCTGGAGTTCTTCGCATCTAAAGATCATGACGTCTATCCCAGCGCCAGTCTCGTCCCGGTGGACGATCCGTCGCTGTTGTGGATCAACGCAGGTATGGCGCCGTTGAAGCCTTTTTTCGACGGGCGCAAAGTGCCGCCGAATCCGCGCATCGCCAGTTCTCAGAAGTGCATTCGAACCAACGACATTGAGAATGTCGGGAAGACGGCCCGGCATCAGACCTTTTTCGAGATGTTGGGGAACTTCTCCATCGGGGACTATTTTAAGAAAGAGGCCATCGACTGGGCCTGGGAGTTCCTCACCGAGCACATGGGTCTGGATCCCGAGCGCCTGTCGGTGACGATTCATCCCGAAGATGACGAGGCTTACGAGCTGTGGCACCGGCGGATTGGGGTGCCCGCCCACCGGATTTTCCGGATGGAGGACAACTTTTGGGAAATCGGGGAGGGCCCCAGCGGGCCATGCTCCGAGATTTTCTACGATCGGGGAGAAAATCGGGGCTGTGGGCGGCCGGAGTGCAACGTCGGGTGTGAGTGCGACCGCTTCCTGGAGATTTGGAACCTGGTGTTTACGCAGTTCAATCACAATCCCGACGGCACGTATACGCCGCTTCCAAAGAAGAACATCGACACGGGAATGGGCCTGGAGCGAATGGCGTCCGTCATGCAGGATGTGGACAGCAACTTTGATACCGATCTGTTCCGACCCATCATCGAAGCGGCTGCCGAGGCGGCTGGAGTCCAGTACGGCCAAGAAAAACAGTGGGATGTCGCCCTCAAAGTGATCGCCGACCACATTCGGACGGCGGTCTTCGCCGTGGGGGACGGGGTTCTGCCCGGCAACGAAGGGCGGAGCTATATCATCCGCAGGCTCTTGAGGCGGGCGGTGCGATACGGGCGGAATCTGGGGTTCGACCGTCCGTTCTTGTACCGGTTGGTGCCGGTGGTCGGGGAGGTTATGGGGGAAGCGTATCCCGAGATCGTCGAAAAAGGCGATTTTATCGTACGGGCGGTCAAGGCGGAAGAGGAGCGGTTTCTGGAAACTCTGGCCGAAGGCGAGCAGGTGCTGGAAGACTATATCGAGAAGCTGCGGTCGGCGGGTCGGACGACCCTGGCCGGGGAAGACGCTTTCCGGCTTTATGACACTTTCGGCTTCCCCATCGATCTCACCAAGGAGATTGCCAGCGAGCAAGGGATCGACGTGGATGAAGAGGGGTTCGCCCAGGCTTTGGAGGCTCAGAGAGAGCGGGCCCGGGCGGCTCGGCAGGACGTGGAGAGCATGCAGTCCAAGCGAGGGGTGTTGGTGGATCTTGAGGCCCCGAGTCGCTTTGTCGGCTACGAAGTATTGGAGACCCAAAGCCGGGTCGAGGTGCTGGTGGTGGATGACCGGGTGGTGGAGCGGGTATCCGAGGGCGACCAGTGTTTGATCGTGTTGAATGAGACGCCCTTTTACGCCGAGAGCGGCGGCCAGGTGGCCGATCGGGGCACCATCGAAACCGCCACTGCCCGGCTGGAGGTGGAAGATGTGCAAAAGGCCCCCCGGGGGCAGCACGTGCACCGGTGCCGGGTGGTGAGGGGCACGGTGACGGCCGGGGAAGTGGTGCGGGCTCGGGTGGATCGCCGCTACCGGGAGGATATCATCAAGAATCACACCGCTACCCATCTGTTGCACAAAGCCCTGCGGGAGGTGCTCGGGGAGCACGTGGCCCAGGCGGGATCCCTGGTGGCGGACAGCCGGCTGCGTTTTGACTTCTCTCATTATGGCCCTTTGGCGCCGGAAGAGCTGGAGGCGGTGGAACGGGTCGTGAATGAGGAGATCTGGCGCAATGAACCCGTGGACATTCGGGAGATGCCCCTGGATGAAGCCAAAGCCATGGGAGCCATGGCACTGTTCGGAGAAAAATACGGTGAGCGGGTCCGGGTGGTCAAAGCGGGGGATTTCAGCATTGAACTGTGCGGAGGGTGCCACGTCCGCCGGACGAGTGAGATCGGGGTATTCAAAATTGTTTCGGAAACGGGGATCGGTTCGGGAGTGCGGCGGATTGAGGCAGTGACGGGTCGCCACGCCTACGCATTTCTGGATTCGCGCCTGAAGGGGTTGGATCGGGCCGCGTCCCTCCTGCGAGTGGCCCCGGCGGATGTGCCGGATAAGTTAGAGCAAGTCCTCGGGGACATGAAAGAGACGGAGCGCGAGCTGGAGTCTTGGCGGGACCGCTGGATCCGCGGCCAGGCTCTGCGGCTGGCGGATCGCGTGACTGACATCCAGGGGGTGCCCGTTGTTGCCGAGGTTGTGGAGGGCGCGACTCCAGACCAGATGAGGCGAATGGTGGACGTGCTGTGGGAGACGATCCACTCCGGAGTCGTGGTGCTCGGGTCCAAACAAGAAGACAAGGTCATGTTCGTGGCGGCGGTATCCCCGGATTGGGTGGCGAAGGGTCTCCACGCCGGACAGTTGGTAAAAGAGGTGGCCGCTGCGGCCGGGGGTGGCGGTGGCGGGAAGCCTGACCTCGCCCAAGCGGGCGGGCGACATCCGGAGAAATTGGCAGAGGCACTTTCCCGGGTGCCGGGGTGGGTGATGCGCCAACGAGGGGCCGGGGCTCGCAGCTGTTAA
- a CDS encoding IS607 family transposase — protein sequence MTMKVPIGKAAKELGVSPETLRRWEAEGKIRVERTPGGHRRYDLASLRGWSRKEPEPKERITLAYARVSSHDQKADLERQVELLETFCAANGWRFEVLRDLGSGLNYHKRGLRELIRRICSGEVGRLVITHKDRLLRFGSDLVFSLCEHFGTEVVIRGASEEATFEEELAQDVLEIITVFSARLYGSRSRSIRDIMKTLREAADAIRPENASGSG from the coding sequence TTGACCATGAAGGTTCCCATTGGAAAAGCCGCCAAAGAGTTGGGAGTGTCGCCGGAGACGTTGCGCCGCTGGGAAGCGGAAGGAAAGATCCGGGTGGAGCGGACACCTGGAGGTCACCGCCGGTACGATCTTGCCAGCCTTCGCGGATGGTCCCGAAAGGAGCCGGAGCCCAAAGAGCGGATCACGCTCGCCTATGCCCGGGTCTCCAGCCACGACCAGAAAGCGGATTTGGAGAGGCAGGTGGAGTTGCTGGAGACCTTTTGCGCCGCGAACGGGTGGCGGTTTGAAGTTCTTCGCGATCTGGGTTCCGGGCTGAACTACCACAAACGGGGCCTGCGGGAACTCATTCGCCGGATCTGTTCCGGCGAGGTGGGCCGGTTGGTGATCACCCACAAGGACCGCCTGCTTCGTTTCGGGTCGGATTTGGTGTTCTCGCTCTGCGAGCATTTCGGCACGGAGGTGGTCATCAGGGGTGCCTCGGAAGAGGCAACCTTTGAGGAAGAGCTGGCGCAGGACGTGCTGGAGATCATCACGGTGTTTTCGGCCCGGCTGTACGGGAGCCGGAGCCGATCGATTAGAGACATCATGAAGACGTTGAGGGAGGCGGCCGATGCCATCCGTCCTGAAAATGCTTCTGGAAGTGGATGA
- a CDS encoding RNA-guided endonuclease InsQ/TnpB family protein, translated as MPSVLKMLLEVDEHTAAILDGQSRIANWLYNRLLEEANELRRRFRQTQDPEAAKVLYTERGLRDRVPALKQEYPFLRTVYSSVLKNAALRLSGAIRKYQKARREKGASSVGWPKFRSWKREWFSLQYDEPWKGYRLEGRKLEVSLGKVLDEGTGKEKQAQVTARLAEPLPDWFEAGMVRQLRIVKEGKLFYAVFTVRRPVPARRSVGRVIAIDPNHKNLGYGVGTDGVATEIQNPWFLKILDRRIDEVKSLRDRCKRKSVRVVREDGTEAWLPSRRWRKLNERLDELWRVRREQTKAYLRTVANRLYREYDGVFVGDYTPQGGGISRGMRRAMNNQSLIGRFKETLAWVAARSGKVYGEWDEDGSTRTCHVCDYEVPGGIPPEIREWTCPHPGREFVDQWTGTSAEKLGGAWLGPSGRQNSRYDQAGLAVRRSRRQRDAGDRRRAGGGSRRRPPRNQMRDMTVPNPNPAQSEICVGLGERCHDPGVLRALPAPNRGAASGFMEEKGKK; from the coding sequence ATGCCATCCGTCCTGAAAATGCTTCTGGAAGTGGATGAACACACGGCGGCGATTCTGGACGGGCAGTCGCGAATCGCCAACTGGCTGTACAACCGCCTGCTGGAGGAAGCGAACGAACTGCGCCGGCGGTTCCGGCAGACCCAGGACCCGGAAGCGGCCAAGGTGCTGTACACCGAACGCGGCCTGCGGGATCGGGTTCCGGCGCTCAAACAGGAGTATCCGTTCCTGCGGACGGTGTATTCGTCCGTGCTGAAGAATGCGGCCCTGCGGCTGAGCGGAGCGATCCGGAAATACCAGAAGGCCCGTCGCGAAAAGGGGGCATCGAGCGTCGGCTGGCCGAAGTTCCGGTCGTGGAAGCGGGAATGGTTCTCCCTGCAATACGACGAGCCGTGGAAGGGGTACCGGTTGGAGGGCCGGAAGCTGGAGGTGTCCCTGGGGAAGGTGCTGGACGAAGGAACGGGCAAAGAGAAGCAAGCCCAGGTGACGGCCCGGCTGGCGGAACCCTTGCCCGATTGGTTCGAGGCGGGAATGGTTCGCCAGCTTCGGATTGTCAAGGAAGGGAAGCTGTTTTACGCGGTCTTCACGGTCAGGCGGCCCGTGCCGGCCCGGCGGTCTGTGGGGCGGGTGATTGCGATTGACCCGAACCACAAGAACCTGGGCTACGGAGTGGGGACTGACGGGGTGGCGACGGAAATCCAAAACCCGTGGTTTCTCAAGATCCTGGACCGGCGAATCGACGAAGTGAAGTCCCTTCGGGACCGGTGCAAGAGGAAGTCCGTTCGGGTGGTGAGAGAAGATGGGACGGAGGCGTGGCTGCCTTCGCGGCGGTGGCGGAAGCTGAACGAGCGGCTGGACGAGCTGTGGCGGGTGCGCCGAGAACAGACGAAAGCGTACCTGCGGACGGTGGCCAACCGGCTGTACCGGGAGTACGACGGGGTGTTCGTGGGGGACTATACGCCGCAGGGCGGGGGAATCAGCCGGGGGATGCGCCGGGCGATGAACAACCAGTCGCTCATTGGGCGGTTCAAGGAAACCCTGGCGTGGGTGGCGGCCCGATCCGGCAAGGTGTACGGCGAGTGGGACGAAGACGGGTCCACCCGCACCTGTCACGTATGCGACTACGAAGTGCCGGGCGGGATTCCGCCGGAGATTCGGGAGTGGACCTGCCCACATCCGGGACGAGAATTCGTCGATCAATGGACTGGAACAAGTGCTGAAAAACTTGGAGGTGCCTGGCTCGGGCCGTCTGGGAGACAAAATAGTCGTTACGACCAGGCGGGCTTGGCGGTTCGACGGTCTAGGCGTCAAAGAGATGCCGGGGATCGTCGGCGGGCGGGTGGGGGATCACGCCGCCGGCCGCCAAGAAATCAAATGAGGGACATGACAGTCCCGAACCCAAATCCTGCGCAAAGTGAGATTTGTGTAGGTTTGGGAGAGCGGTGTCATGACCCGGGAGTGCTCCGGGCTCTGCCGGCCCCCAACCGGGGGGCGGCAAGCGGCTTTATGGAGGAAAAGGGAAAAAAATGA
- a CDS encoding IreB family regulatory phosphoprotein, whose amino-acid sequence MHSSMDETMHFNVQKDGSSAVREALLTAYDALKEKGYNPLHQLVGYLLSGDPAYITSHRDARNRIRRLERDELLEELVRTYLAVHRPE is encoded by the coding sequence ATGCATTCCTCCATGGATGAAACGATGCACTTTAACGTGCAGAAGGACGGATCTTCCGCAGTCCGAGAGGCGTTGTTGACGGCGTATGATGCCTTAAAAGAGAAGGGTTACAATCCTCTTCATCAGTTGGTGGGGTATCTATTGTCCGGCGATCCGGCGTACATCACCAGTCACCGCGACGCCAGAAACCGCATCCGCCGGTTGGAAAGAGACGAGTTGTTGGAGGAGTTGGTGCGGACCTATCTGGCGGTGCATCGTCCGGAATGA
- the ruvX gene encoding Holliday junction resolvase RuvX, giving the protein MSRILGLDVGRVRIGVAVSDPLGLVAQGLEVLAVDDEESALARIEGLIAEWGVERVVVGLPRNMDASLGAQGRYTEEFAEKLRHRVRVPVDLWDERLTTVVAEKTLIDAGLRRARRKKVVDQVAATVLLQSYLDAHPDEGGSGYGFRRPGGQSGVDG; this is encoded by the coding sequence ATGAGCCGGATTCTGGGGCTGGACGTCGGACGGGTGCGCATCGGCGTGGCGGTGAGTGATCCTCTGGGACTCGTGGCGCAGGGGCTCGAAGTTCTGGCCGTGGACGACGAGGAGTCTGCCTTGGCTCGTATCGAAGGGTTGATCGCCGAGTGGGGCGTCGAGCGGGTCGTGGTGGGATTGCCCCGGAATATGGATGCATCTCTGGGGGCCCAAGGCCGCTATACGGAGGAATTCGCGGAAAAACTCCGCCATCGCGTGCGGGTTCCCGTCGATCTGTGGGACGAGCGTCTGACCACCGTCGTGGCCGAGAAGACTTTGATTGATGCGGGGTTGCGAAGGGCCAGGCGCAAGAAGGTCGTGGACCAGGTGGCGGCGACGGTGTTGCTCCAAAGCTATCTGGACGCTCATCCAGATGAAGGGGGATCAGGATATGGCTTTCGAAGACCGGGAGGACAGAGTGGTGTTGACGGATGA
- a CDS encoding DUF1292 domain-containing protein, translated as MLTDEEGGEHPFRVIDVIELEGKIYAILLPDAGDVEEAGVEEAVIFRVEEDENGEEVLYDIEDDDEWERVAEAYSHMAEEE; from the coding sequence GTGTTGACGGATGAAGAAGGCGGGGAGCACCCATTTCGGGTGATTGACGTGATCGAGTTGGAAGGGAAGATCTACGCGATTCTCTTGCCTGATGCCGGGGATGTGGAAGAGGCCGGCGTGGAAGAAGCTGTAATTTTTCGGGTGGAGGAAGACGAGAACGGCGAAGAAGTGCTCTACGACATCGAAGATGATGACGAATGGGAGCGGGTGGCGGAGGCCTACAGCCACATGGCCGAGGAGGAATAA
- a CDS encoding nucleotidyltransferase domain-containing protein, whose protein sequence is MGPLKRLKFFSVLHRAYAHLVLERIREYYADRLLALAIYGSYARGDNRMNSDLDLLIVLRGAPGRRERIEEFIREVEMFCEPRAQELYERDHILCELSPMLLVEEEAAQFQPIYSDMVESCVILVDHKGLLRRILDSVQRLLHDTRARKVRRNNTWEWQYGTYLGGVKL, encoded by the coding sequence ATGGGACCGCTAAAACGTTTGAAGTTTTTTAGTGTCCTGCACCGGGCTTATGCGCACCTTGTTCTGGAGCGCATTCGAGAGTATTATGCGGATCGGCTTTTGGCCTTAGCGATTTACGGGTCGTATGCCCGCGGAGACAACCGCATGAACTCCGATTTAGATCTATTGATCGTGCTTCGGGGGGCGCCGGGCCGGCGTGAGCGGATCGAGGAGTTTATCCGGGAAGTTGAAATGTTTTGCGAGCCTCGAGCCCAGGAACTGTATGAACGAGATCATATTCTATGCGAGCTCTCCCCCATGCTGCTCGTTGAGGAAGAGGCTGCCCAGTTTCAACCGATTTATTCGGATATGGTGGAAAGTTGCGTCATTCTGGTGGATCATAAAGGGTTATTGCGTAGGATTTTAGACTCAGTCCAGCGCCTACTGCACGACACCCGGGCACGCAAGGTGCGCCGCAACAACACCTGGGAATGGCAATATGGAACATACTTGGGGGGGGTGAAACTATGA
- a CDS encoding HEPN domain-containing protein translates to MKRDDLTQAYLQKAEVRLKALEFFRHHGAYSDVVREAQEMVELLLKAVLRAIGAEVPKIHDVGRALMMHKDQLPAAIVDKLDRLRLISKRLRKERELSFYGAEDFVPTEEYDDADARQAIEEATFVYETIRGAFDVADDPDTDGPPPHK, encoded by the coding sequence ATGAAACGCGATGATTTGACCCAGGCTTATTTACAAAAAGCAGAGGTGCGGCTCAAGGCACTGGAATTTTTTCGCCATCACGGTGCTTATTCCGATGTGGTTCGGGAAGCCCAGGAGATGGTGGAGCTGTTGTTAAAAGCAGTCCTCAGGGCGATTGGGGCGGAGGTCCCGAAGATCCACGACGTGGGTCGCGCCCTGATGATGCATAAAGACCAGCTGCCTGCGGCAATCGTGGATAAGCTGGATCGCCTACGGTTGATCTCCAAACGGTTAAGGAAAGAACGAGAGCTAAGTTTTTACGGGGCCGAGGACTTTGTTCCGACGGAAGAATATGATGATGCGGACGCCCGTCAAGCTATCGAAGAGGCCACTTTCGTCTACGAAACTATCCGGGGGGCTTTTGACGTGGCGGATGATCCGGACACCGATGGACCTCCTCCGCACAAATAA
- the pabB gene encoding aminodeoxychorismate synthase component I: protein MNPNVSSPYVLLDFVDDRGRCRRLFFSDPAEVIVAARPEEVLPALGKVQRAVREGHWVAGLVSYEAASGLDPALTVRGGHQLPLVWFGVFDRPPSALDRSGIVGEPFQLSNWRLSLAREAYDERIRRIRRAIAEGDTYQINFTMRLRAFFEGDERTLYETLLKNHPVPYAACLHLGRFRVLSMSPELFFRVVDRRIVTRPMKGTAKRGRWPEEDERQRVWLAGSEKNRAENVMIVDLLRNDLARIARTGSVRVSRLFEIERYRTLFQMTSTITADLRDGVGLPEIFSSLFPSGSVTGAPKVSAMRIIADLEEEPREAYCGTVGFVNPQGEAVFNVAIRTLIIDGHNRTAVYGAGGGVTWDSGSREEYEEALAKAAFLVEPPADFALLETMRLENGRYLLLERHLDRLFRSAGYFDMLVDRSEIVRVLEHHARLHPGETRRVRLLLGQDGAIHVESTPLSALSAGQATFAVRPAGPGKVRGGGVGREGNGSIAAPLPVAVAKKPVSSGNCFLFHKTTHRSFYEEHREPFPDVFDVLLWNEKREITEFTNGNVVLEVDGRKCTPPVSSGLLPGTFRAELLDQGEIVEECLTLDDLVRAERIWFINSVRGWVPVHLIGY, encoded by the coding sequence ATGAATCCAAATGTGTCATCACCGTATGTGTTGCTTGATTTTGTCGACGACCGCGGCCGTTGCCGGCGGTTGTTTTTTTCTGATCCGGCCGAGGTGATTGTGGCCGCCCGGCCCGAAGAGGTCCTGCCGGCCCTCGGGAAAGTGCAACGGGCGGTGCGGGAAGGTCATTGGGTTGCGGGATTGGTTTCCTACGAGGCGGCTTCCGGTTTGGATCCGGCTCTGACAGTACGGGGTGGACATCAATTGCCCCTCGTGTGGTTTGGGGTGTTCGACAGACCTCCTTCGGCACTGGATCGGTCGGGTATCGTGGGCGAACCTTTTCAGTTGTCTAACTGGAGACTGTCTCTTGCCCGGGAGGCATACGACGAGCGGATCCGACGCATCCGTCGGGCGATCGCCGAAGGGGATACATATCAGATCAATTTCACGATGCGGCTGCGGGCGTTTTTTGAAGGCGATGAGAGGACGCTGTACGAAACACTGCTGAAAAACCACCCAGTGCCCTACGCGGCCTGCCTACACTTAGGGCGGTTTCGCGTCCTGTCGATGTCACCGGAGTTGTTCTTTCGGGTCGTGGATCGGCGAATCGTCACCCGGCCGATGAAGGGGACGGCGAAGAGGGGACGTTGGCCGGAGGAGGACGAACGTCAACGTGTCTGGCTGGCGGGTTCGGAGAAGAACCGGGCCGAAAATGTGATGATTGTCGACCTGTTGCGCAATGACCTGGCACGGATCGCCAGGACCGGTTCGGTGCGGGTGTCCCGTCTCTTCGAGATCGAACGGTACCGGACCCTCTTCCAGATGACCTCGACGATTACCGCTGATTTGCGGGACGGCGTTGGGCTTCCGGAGATTTTTTCTTCCCTGTTTCCTTCAGGTTCGGTCACAGGGGCTCCGAAGGTGAGTGCAATGCGGATCATCGCCGATCTGGAAGAGGAGCCGAGGGAGGCTTATTGTGGGACCGTTGGCTTTGTGAATCCGCAAGGAGAGGCGGTTTTTAATGTGGCGATTCGGACCCTCATCATCGACGGACACAACAGGACGGCCGTTTACGGAGCCGGGGGCGGGGTGACATGGGATTCAGGCAGCAGAGAGGAATACGAGGAGGCCTTGGCCAAAGCGGCTTTTCTCGTTGAACCGCCCGCAGATTTTGCGTTGTTGGAAACGATGCGGCTGGAAAACGGGAGGTATCTGCTGTTGGAGCGGCATCTGGACCGCCTCTTCCGGTCAGCCGGCTATTTCGACATGCTCGTGGATCGAAGTGAAATTGTCCGGGTGCTGGAACACCATGCACGGCTTCACCCGGGCGAGACTCGCCGGGTGCGGCTGTTATTGGGGCAGGATGGCGCCATTCATGTGGAGAGCACTCCTCTCTCCGCTTTGTCGGCGGGGCAGGCCACGTTTGCCGTGCGGCCGGCCGGCCCGGGGAAGGTTCGCGGGGGCGGAGTCGGCAGGGAGGGGAACGGCTCCATCGCCGCCCCCCTGCCGGTGGCCGTCGCTAAGAAACCAGTTTCCAGCGGAAATTGTTTTTTGTTCCACAAGACGACCCACAGGTCGTTCTATGAAGAACACCGGGAACCGTTTCCCGACGTGTTCGATGTCTTATTGTGGAATGAGAAAAGGGAGATCACGGAATTTACCAACGGCAACGTGGTTTTGGAGGTTGACGGTCGGAAATGCACACCGCCCGTGTCCAGCGGTTTGTTGCCGGGCACCTTTCGGGCGGAGCTGCTGGACCAGGGAGAGATTGTCGAAGAGTGTCTAACTCTGGATGATCTGGTGCGGGCAGAGCGGATATGGTTCATCAACAGCGTGCGGGGTTGGGTGCCTGTTCATCTGATAGGCTATTGA